Below is a window of Pseudomonadota bacterium DNA.
ATATCCCATGATTAGTACTGTTAGTCGTAATCCGGCGCTGATAAATTAAAATTGTGGCATTTTCGAATTTATGGGCTGCCCTTTCACTCCTTGATCGATATCTTAGCGTTTTTCGTCAAAGTCCCCGCTGTGATCACCTTGGCAAAGACCCCTTCTCTGGGCATGATGCAGTCGCCCACCTTAGCGAAAATATCACATTTGCTGTGACATTTCTTGCCGATCTGGGTGATTTCAAGTTCCACACTGTCTGATACAAGCCGTGTGCCGACTGGAAGTGATGCGACATCAAGGCCTTGGGTAGTGATATTCTCGGCAAAATCCCCCGGAACAAGTTCGAGCCCTTTTTCTATCATTTTATTGATGCTTTCCATGGCAAGAAGGCTGATCTGCCGGTGCCAGTCCCCGGCATGAGCATCTCCCTGCATGCCGTGGTCCGGGCGAACCGCAATGGTTTCAACCGGTTTT
It encodes the following:
- a CDS encoding MOSC domain-containing protein — protein: MGKILSLNISTKKGTGKKPVETIAVRPDHGMQGDAHAGDWHRQISLLAMESINKMIEKGLELVPGDFAENITTQGLDVASLPVGTRLVSDSVELEITQIGKKCHSKCDIFAKVGDCIMPREGVFAKVITAGTLTKNAKISIKE